In Kitasatospora gansuensis, a genomic segment contains:
- a CDS encoding amino acid ABC transporter ATP-binding protein — MTGELPGTEPVLRLEAVRKSFGGHPVLRDVDLTVPAHSVTALIGASGSGKSTLLRCANLLEEIDDGAIFLDGEEITEPRADQDAVRRRIGVVFQAYNLFPHLTVLQNVTLAPRRVHRRARAEAEAHALELLDRLGLAAKAGEYPDRLSGGQQQRVAIVRALATGPRLLLLDEITAALDPELVGEVLSVVRDLKDQGMTMVLSTHEMGFAREVADQVCFLDGGVVLEQGPPEQVFGDPTEERTRQFLKRIVASGRLAPGS, encoded by the coding sequence ATGACCGGTGAACTGCCGGGCACCGAGCCCGTGCTGCGGCTGGAGGCGGTCCGGAAGTCGTTCGGCGGCCACCCGGTGCTGCGGGACGTCGACCTGACGGTGCCGGCCCACTCGGTCACCGCGCTGATCGGGGCCTCCGGGTCGGGCAAGTCCACCCTGCTGCGCTGCGCCAACCTGCTGGAGGAGATCGACGACGGCGCGATCTTCCTGGACGGCGAGGAGATCACCGAACCCCGGGCCGACCAGGACGCCGTCCGGCGCCGGATCGGCGTGGTCTTCCAGGCGTACAACCTCTTCCCGCACCTGACCGTGCTGCAGAACGTCACGCTCGCGCCGCGCCGGGTGCACCGCCGGGCCAGGGCCGAGGCGGAGGCGCACGCGCTGGAACTGCTGGACCGGCTCGGCCTGGCGGCCAAGGCCGGCGAGTACCCGGACCGGCTCTCCGGCGGGCAGCAGCAGCGGGTGGCCATCGTCCGGGCACTGGCCACCGGGCCCCGGCTGCTCCTGCTGGACGAGATCACCGCCGCGCTCGACCCCGAGCTGGTCGGCGAAGTACTCTCCGTGGTCCGGGACTTGAAGGACCAGGGGATGACCATGGTGCTCTCCACCCACGAGATGGGCTTCGCCCGCGAGGTGGCCGACCAGGTCTGCTTCCTGGACGGCGGCGTGGTGCTCGAACAGGGGCCGCCGGAGCAGGTCTTCGGCGATCCGACCGAGGAGCGGACCAGGCAGTTCCTGAAGCGGATCGTCGCCTCCGGACGGCTCGCGCCCGGCAGTTGA
- a CDS encoding amino acid ABC transporter permease, which produces MTTGTKELTKEYRPSERRLAREAFRRRRARRSVLVAGASTAVTALVLYLVVVNSPGWERTRETFFNLHYARLALPEVLKGLWVNLTLMVVCGALIVVFGLLLAVLRTLRGPVFLPVRLLATAYVDFFLGLPMIICLLIMITGVPALRLTGVTTDPLVLGGAALVLTYSAYVSEVFRAGIQSVHPSQRAAARSLGLSHAQSMRYVVLPQAVRRVVPPLLNNLVSLQKDTGLVSIGGVIDAVFAAKIITSRTFNYTPYLVAALVFIVLTIPMTRFTDWVTNRMNRRQLQGGAV; this is translated from the coding sequence GTGACCACCGGGACCAAGGAGCTGACGAAGGAGTACCGGCCGTCCGAACGGCGGCTGGCCCGGGAGGCGTTCCGGCGCCGCCGGGCCCGCCGCTCGGTGCTGGTGGCCGGCGCGAGCACCGCGGTCACCGCGCTGGTGCTCTACCTGGTGGTGGTCAACTCCCCCGGCTGGGAGCGCACCAGGGAGACCTTCTTCAACCTCCACTACGCCCGGCTCGCGCTGCCGGAGGTGCTGAAGGGCCTGTGGGTCAACCTGACCCTGATGGTGGTCTGCGGGGCGCTGATCGTGGTCTTCGGCCTGCTGCTGGCGGTGCTCCGGACCCTGCGCGGCCCGGTGTTCCTGCCGGTCCGGCTGCTGGCCACGGCGTACGTGGACTTCTTCCTCGGCCTGCCGATGATCATCTGCCTGCTCATCATGATCACGGGTGTACCGGCGCTCCGGCTGACCGGCGTGACCACCGACCCGCTGGTGCTGGGCGGTGCCGCGCTGGTGCTGACCTACTCGGCGTACGTCTCCGAGGTGTTCCGGGCCGGCATCCAGTCGGTGCACCCCAGTCAGCGGGCGGCGGCCCGTTCGCTCGGGCTGAGCCATGCCCAGTCGATGCGGTACGTGGTGCTGCCGCAGGCGGTGCGGCGGGTGGTGCCGCCGCTGCTGAACAACCTGGTCAGCCTGCAGAAGGACACCGGGCTGGTCTCGATCGGCGGCGTGATCGACGCGGTGTTCGCCGCGAAGATCATCACCTCCCGGACCTTCAACTACACGCCCTACCTGGTAGCCGCGCTGGTCTTCATCGTGCTCACCATCCCGATGACCCGATTCACCGACTGGGTCACCAACCGGATGAACCGCCGTCAGCTCCAAGGAGGCGCCGTATGA